The DNA segment AAACATGATCGGGAATTATTCATTGAAACCGGGGAAAATCAGGGTACCACATTTTATTTCTATTTACCTGTAGCCGGAGCTTAGTTTTGTTTTTGATATCGTACAAATCGATGTTTTTTGAAAAATCCAAATATTTCCTGACTCAATTTATTATACATTCAAAATTTCGGAAAAAATCGGGAATGTACCCCCAGTAGTTTGGAAAGCTTAGATAGTAAAGAGCCTATTTTCAACCTGTGTTAAAGATTTCTTTGTTGTAGGTGTTTTTTTCAGTATAACTCATCGGTAAATTTTTGTTGATAATTAATTGTAACCTAAATTTCTAAATTGAACTTTTGTTTCAAAGATTCTTATTTACCAAAGGCTATTTTGAAATTAATAGCCTTTATATTTCATACTTGGTTACTTTTTTGGCTTCATTTCGGCAATATTATTTTTAAACATTCTAAATAATTTGGTTTTCAATTGACTATCAGACATACTCCTCCCCTTTCAATAAGTAGATTGTCAATTTGTTAGTCCTTTTATCCTTTATGCTGCATCTTGAAGCCTGTCAAATTCTATCCAGTTGTATTTATAGTAATAGTCAGCATACATTTTGGATTTTTGAGCCTCCAGTGCTTTGATCCGTTTTTGCATAAGCGATTGTAATTGTTCCTTGTTGGCCTGATGCTTTTTGGTTAGCTCCTTTTCTTCTTTTTCCGCTTTTGCAGGATCCTGTTTATAATGTTCTTTTAGCTGTCGGGTCTGCTTCTGAAACTCCATGTCCAGCTTCATTATTTTTTGGTTGTACCGGCTTTTGGTGGTTTCAATTTCTTTGGACAACCGGTTGATTTTACCGGCCAGTTCTCTGTCCGATAAAGATTCACGGGATTTTGTATTTTCTGTTTTTTGTTGAATGGATTCGTTTTCCAGAACCGTTCCGGGGAGATCTTGTGTATTGTCAAACTTGTTTCTTCTGGTATCGCTCGTTTGAAAATACCGGCTGGCTCCTTCCCCTTTTTTAACCCACTTCAGATTCGATACAGCATTGTTCCTTTTGTTTCCGTCTATATGGATCACTTCCGTTTTGTTTTCAGGATCATCGTTGTGGAGCAGTTCTTCAGCAACAAGTTTGTGAATGTATCGGACATATTGCTTGCCATCCACCGTCAACACCACCGTGTCATAACCATTAAT comes from the Bacteroidales bacterium genome and includes:
- a CDS encoding HNH endonuclease, translating into INGYDTVVLTVDGKQYVRYIHKLVAEELLHNDDPENKTEVIHIDGNKRNNAVSNLKWVKKGEGASRYFQTSDTRRNKFDNTQDLPGTVLENESIQQKTENTKSRESLSDRELAGKINRLSKEIETTKSRYNQKIMKLDMEFQKQTRQLKEHYKQDPAKAEKEEKELTKKHQANKEQLQSLMQKRIKALEAQKSKMYADYYYKYNWIEFDRLQDAA